In a genomic window of Corynebacterium lizhenjunii:
- a CDS encoding HNH endonuclease, with protein MSGFDFVPADQEYPVEAYAPDGTLWWKSSIRGATGAVPRMASWLRWNVELGGRFSTRQLRDTLDISNEHAQRRQRELRDYGWEYLSAKEEPSLGEECILEKYGWWPGEGQRPKRDTISAKVRRQVIERDGGRCVLCGRAAGEKYEDGSVVVLTAGHIKANSHGGAASLDNLQTECRVCNESARADTGSASEPEAVIEQVKNLKKADRLELLAWIRSGRRSRSNLDRAYDEYRLGGPLVQEAVRSYLEKVEGR; from the coding sequence ATGTCTGGCTTTGATTTCGTACCTGCTGACCAAGAGTACCCCGTAGAAGCGTATGCGCCTGATGGAACACTCTGGTGGAAGTCGTCCATACGCGGAGCAACCGGGGCCGTCCCCCGCATGGCATCGTGGCTGCGGTGGAACGTGGAACTCGGAGGCAGATTCTCAACCCGTCAACTGCGTGACACTCTGGATATTTCTAACGAGCATGCACAGCGCCGCCAGCGTGAGCTGCGTGATTATGGGTGGGAATACTTATCCGCAAAAGAAGAGCCAAGTCTCGGCGAAGAGTGCATTCTAGAGAAATACGGCTGGTGGCCTGGCGAGGGGCAGCGCCCCAAACGAGACACTATTTCCGCCAAAGTTCGCCGACAAGTCATCGAGCGAGACGGCGGGCGTTGCGTATTGTGTGGACGTGCCGCGGGCGAAAAATACGAAGATGGTTCTGTGGTCGTGCTGACTGCGGGACACATCAAGGCCAATTCGCATGGTGGCGCTGCCAGCTTAGATAATCTGCAAACTGAGTGCAGAGTCTGCAACGAATCTGCTCGAGCCGACACGGGTTCAGCCTCCGAGCCGGAGGCAGTAATCGAGCAAGTTAAAAACCTCAAGAAGGCAGATCGTTTGGAATTGCTGGCATGGATCCGATCAGGCCGCCGTAGTCGCAGCAACTTGGACCGCGCTTACGATGAATACCGATTGGGCGGTCCGTTAGTGCAAGAAGCCGTTCGCTCCTACTTAGAAAAAGTGGAAGGCCGCTAA
- the hutG gene encoding formimidoylglutamase, which produces MNTVSAPELYTPAPGWSGRDDGPGRAHARWHSVISSATMSADAADATTATTGEAPSALPQAGVALLGFASDEGVARNGGRQGAAAGPDALRSALSSLAIHHPRALYDAGTITTQGEDLESAHVALSAHVARLRQAGNLVIVLGGGHETAFGSHRGAYQAADRQPLQIINLDAHFDLRTATRATSGTPFKQIADLIHADHPQTPAAFDYTVLGISRPNNTAVLFETAAELGVRVVEDTSLLDSPAGAAAIAADAAATSTAPIHLSIDLDVLPAAEAPGVSAPAGLGVPFTHIRAMALAIAATGRLALVDIVELNPTYDIDSRTARLAARLIEDIVATHLMATSHQEF; this is translated from the coding sequence ATGAATACCGTTTCTGCCCCTGAGCTCTACACCCCTGCGCCAGGCTGGTCCGGGCGCGATGACGGCCCCGGTCGGGCGCACGCCCGCTGGCACAGCGTGATTAGCTCCGCCACTATGTCTGCCGATGCCGCCGATGCCACCACTGCCACCACTGGCGAGGCCCCTTCTGCCCTCCCACAGGCTGGCGTCGCCCTCCTCGGCTTCGCCTCCGATGAAGGCGTGGCCCGCAATGGCGGGCGCCAGGGTGCCGCAGCGGGCCCAGATGCCCTGCGTTCCGCGTTATCCTCACTGGCTATCCACCACCCCCGCGCACTCTACGATGCCGGAACCATCACCACCCAAGGCGAGGACTTAGAGTCCGCCCACGTGGCCCTGTCCGCGCACGTCGCGCGCCTGCGCCAGGCCGGCAACCTGGTCATTGTCCTCGGTGGCGGGCATGAGACCGCGTTCGGTTCCCATCGTGGCGCTTACCAGGCCGCTGACCGTCAGCCACTGCAGATTATCAACCTGGACGCACATTTTGACCTGCGCACCGCCACCCGCGCCACTTCCGGCACCCCCTTCAAGCAGATCGCGGACCTTATCCACGCGGACCATCCACAGACCCCTGCTGCCTTCGACTACACGGTGCTGGGAATCTCCCGGCCCAATAACACTGCCGTCCTCTTTGAGACCGCCGCTGAACTCGGCGTGCGCGTGGTCGAAGACACCTCCCTGCTGGACAGTCCCGCTGGTGCTGCGGCCATTGCTGCCGATGCCGCCGCTACTTCCACCGCCCCCATCCATCTGTCCATTGACCTCGATGTCCTTCCCGCCGCCGAGGCCCCCGGCGTTTCCGCGCCAGCCGGGCTGGGGGTGCCGTTTACTCACATTCGCGCCATGGCGCTAGCCATCGCCGCCACCGGCCGCCTGGCCCTGGTGGACATAGTCGAACTCAACCCCACCTACGACATCGACTCCCGCACCGCCCGCCTGGCCGCCCGGCTCATCGAGGACATCGTAGCCACGCACCTAATGGCGACCTCACATCAGGAGTTTTAA
- a CDS encoding DNA cytosine methyltransferase produces the protein MGQNYSSIEVCAGAGGQALGLEMAGFDHELLIELESWGTNTLRHNRPEWNVLQADLNEWEPTPEYFGVDLFAGGVPCPPFSVAGKQLGKDDERDLFTRAIELIEQIKPRGVMLENVRGLMEPKFEEYRQEILTRLDKAGYVGEWQLIKAADYGVPQLRPRAILVALKPEDWDNFAWPEKHPEKAPTVGETVGDLMAANGWEGAEAWAKGANKIAPTLVGGSKKHGGPDLGPTRARRAWLEMNVIGTTIADEAPEAGFTGQPRMTPKMLARIQGFPDSWEITGRKTNACRQIGNAFPPPVAEAVGKQIRNAFELTDAQQ, from the coding sequence ATGGGTCAGAACTACTCCTCAATCGAGGTCTGCGCCGGGGCGGGTGGACAAGCATTGGGCCTAGAGATGGCGGGTTTTGACCATGAGCTGCTGATTGAGTTGGAGAGCTGGGGCACAAATACGCTCAGGCACAACCGCCCTGAGTGGAATGTACTGCAAGCGGACCTAAACGAGTGGGAACCGACCCCTGAGTACTTTGGTGTGGACTTGTTTGCGGGTGGAGTGCCGTGCCCTCCGTTTAGCGTCGCTGGGAAACAGCTGGGCAAAGATGATGAAAGGGACCTTTTTACCCGTGCCATCGAGCTGATTGAGCAAATCAAGCCGCGTGGTGTCATGCTGGAAAACGTTCGCGGACTCATGGAACCTAAATTTGAGGAATACCGCCAAGAGATTCTGACACGGCTGGACAAGGCAGGGTACGTCGGAGAGTGGCAGCTGATTAAAGCTGCAGATTATGGTGTCCCGCAACTTCGCCCTCGCGCCATCCTTGTTGCACTTAAACCGGAGGACTGGGACAACTTTGCGTGGCCGGAAAAGCATCCGGAGAAGGCTCCGACAGTTGGTGAGACCGTTGGAGATCTCATGGCAGCCAACGGCTGGGAGGGGGCAGAGGCCTGGGCTAAGGGGGCTAATAAAATTGCTCCCACGCTTGTTGGTGGTTCCAAGAAGCATGGCGGCCCAGATCTGGGGCCGACGCGAGCCCGCCGGGCGTGGTTAGAGATGAACGTCATCGGCACCACAATTGCGGATGAGGCACCGGAGGCCGGATTTACTGGCCAGCCGCGCATGACGCCGAAGATGCTAGCCCGTATCCAAGGATTTCCGGACTCGTGGGAAATCACTGGGCGAAAGACGAATGCCTGCCGCCAGATTGGCAACGCCTTTCCACCGCCGGTTGCCGAAGCGGTCGGGAAGCAAATCCGCAATGCCTTTGAGTTAACCGATGCTCAACAGTGA
- the hutH gene encoding histidine ammonia-lyase encodes MSQTPVDPKSLTTVTVGIGALSIEEVVAVARYGAAVAIDPEALDGIAATRERVDELAQDPTPVYGISTGFGALARRHIPEQMRAQLQLSLVRSHAAGSGPEVEEEVIRALMLLRLSTLCTGRTGVRPVVAQTYCDVLNAGITPVVREYGSLGCSGDLAPLSHCALALLGEGQVRVKGGQVQDSASALAEAGIAPLQLREKEGLALINGTDGMLGQLCLAIVDLREAAKLADVATALTVEGLLGTLVVFADDLQQLRPHPGQADSAANILQVAQGSEILAGALEEFKKNQVQDAYSVRCAPQVAGGFRDTLAHTELVAGRELASAVDNPVVTKDGRVVSNGNFHGAPVAYALDFLAVVTADLASISERRTDRFLDPARNRGLNAFLADDPGVDSGHMIAQYTQAGIVSELKRLANPASADSIPSSAMQEDHVSMGWAAARKLRKAVDGLQRVLAIEILTAARAVDMREGTPATGTGAVIERLRQEVPGPGTDRFLSPEIEATVALVQDGSLLAAVEGAIGKLR; translated from the coding sequence ATGTCTCAGACCCCTGTAGATCCCAAGTCCCTGACCACCGTCACCGTTGGAATTGGTGCGTTGAGTATCGAAGAGGTGGTGGCGGTGGCCCGCTATGGCGCGGCTGTGGCCATTGACCCCGAAGCACTTGACGGCATTGCCGCTACCCGCGAGCGAGTAGACGAACTGGCCCAAGACCCCACGCCGGTCTATGGCATTTCTACTGGCTTTGGGGCCCTGGCCCGGCGCCATATCCCGGAGCAAATGCGCGCTCAGCTGCAGTTGTCCCTGGTGCGCTCCCATGCGGCCGGGTCTGGTCCGGAGGTTGAAGAAGAAGTTATCCGCGCGCTGATGTTGCTGCGCCTGTCCACCCTGTGCACGGGCCGGACCGGGGTGCGCCCGGTGGTGGCGCAGACCTACTGCGATGTGCTCAATGCAGGCATTACCCCGGTGGTGCGCGAGTATGGCTCCCTGGGGTGCTCGGGTGATTTGGCGCCGCTGTCCCACTGCGCCCTGGCTTTGCTGGGGGAGGGGCAGGTGCGTGTCAAGGGCGGTCAGGTGCAAGATTCAGCCAGTGCCTTGGCGGAGGCTGGCATTGCCCCGTTGCAGTTGCGGGAGAAGGAAGGCTTGGCCCTGATCAATGGCACCGATGGCATGCTGGGCCAGTTGTGCCTGGCCATTGTGGATTTGCGTGAGGCGGCCAAGCTTGCCGATGTCGCCACGGCCCTCACCGTTGAAGGTCTGCTGGGTACCTTGGTGGTCTTTGCCGATGATTTACAGCAGTTGCGTCCGCATCCGGGCCAGGCGGATTCTGCGGCGAACATTCTGCAGGTGGCGCAGGGATCCGAGATCCTGGCTGGGGCGCTAGAGGAGTTCAAGAAGAATCAGGTGCAAGACGCCTACTCGGTGCGCTGCGCCCCGCAGGTGGCTGGTGGCTTTCGGGATACTCTGGCCCACACGGAGCTCGTAGCGGGCCGGGAGCTGGCCAGCGCGGTGGATAACCCGGTGGTCACTAAGGACGGCCGCGTGGTCTCTAATGGCAACTTCCACGGCGCGCCGGTGGCTTATGCCCTGGACTTTTTGGCTGTGGTTACCGCGGATCTGGCCTCCATTTCGGAACGCCGCACGGATCGTTTCTTGGACCCGGCCCGCAACCGGGGCCTCAATGCCTTCTTGGCTGATGACCCTGGCGTGGACTCGGGCCACATGATTGCCCAATACACCCAGGCGGGGATAGTTAGTGAGCTTAAGCGCTTGGCTAATCCGGCCTCGGCGGATTCTATTCCGTCTTCGGCTATGCAAGAAGATCACGTCTCCATGGGGTGGGCGGCCGCCCGCAAGCTGCGCAAGGCCGTCGATGGTTTGCAGCGTGTGCTGGCCATCGAAATTCTCACCGCGGCGCGCGCGGTTGATATGCGGGAGGGCACCCCTGCGACGGGCACGGGTGCGGTCATTGAGCGCTTGCGCCAGGAGGTCCCTGGGCCGGGTACGGACCGTTTCTTGTCCCCGGAGATTGAGGCCACGGTGGCCCTGGTGCAGGACGGATCGCTGCTGGCTGCGGTAGAGGGGGCCATCGGCAAGCTCCGCTAA
- a CDS encoding alkene reductase has translation MTELFTPLQVGRYELGNRVTMAALTRSRAGETGVPTQLHAQYYSQRASAGLVVTEGVFPAVSCRAFPGQGGIGNDAQQQGWTQVAEAVHAAGGTIFMQIMHGGRLSLPGLLEGAQPEAPSAIAPEGVSLRDFEGRKEVGIPRALEESEIPRVIESFRAAARRAIDAGIDGVEIHGANGYLLHQFLAPAANRRTDGYGGSPQARYRLVEEILRAVAGEIGADRVGLRLSPEHNIQALIENDRADVLATYGGLIDAVADMGLAYISILHADPAGELVEELSLRARANGRTKVIINRGFGEPTSFESAQELQALPYVDAVAVGRNFIANPDLTRRWQEGLELNEPDPQTFYTPGPEGYTDYPVHP, from the coding sequence ATGACTGAACTTTTTACTCCCCTACAAGTGGGACGCTACGAGCTGGGTAATCGAGTGACCATGGCGGCACTAACGCGCTCGCGCGCCGGGGAAACCGGAGTGCCCACGCAGCTGCACGCCCAGTACTACTCCCAGCGCGCCAGCGCTGGGCTGGTGGTGACTGAAGGCGTATTCCCAGCGGTAAGTTGCCGGGCATTCCCGGGCCAAGGGGGCATCGGCAATGATGCGCAACAGCAGGGATGGACACAGGTAGCAGAGGCGGTGCACGCGGCAGGCGGCACCATCTTCATGCAAATCATGCACGGCGGCAGGCTCTCCCTGCCGGGGCTGCTGGAAGGCGCCCAGCCGGAGGCTCCGTCAGCCATTGCGCCGGAGGGCGTGAGCTTGCGCGACTTTGAAGGCCGAAAGGAAGTGGGCATTCCGCGCGCGTTGGAAGAATCTGAAATACCGCGAGTCATCGAGTCTTTCCGGGCTGCGGCCCGGCGCGCCATTGACGCAGGGATAGATGGCGTGGAAATCCACGGCGCTAATGGCTACTTGCTCCACCAATTCTTGGCTCCAGCGGCAAACAGGCGCACCGATGGCTACGGCGGCAGCCCACAGGCACGGTATCGCTTGGTAGAAGAGATCCTGCGCGCTGTGGCCGGCGAGATTGGTGCGGACCGGGTAGGACTGAGACTCTCCCCAGAACACAACATCCAAGCACTGATCGAAAACGACCGGGCGGACGTGCTGGCCACCTACGGCGGGTTAATTGATGCCGTAGCGGATATGGGACTGGCGTATATCTCCATCCTGCACGCTGACCCGGCCGGGGAACTGGTGGAAGAACTATCGTTGCGCGCTCGCGCCAATGGGCGCACCAAGGTGATTATCAACCGGGGCTTTGGGGAGCCAACGTCCTTCGAGTCGGCCCAGGAGCTCCAAGCACTGCCCTATGTGGATGCAGTGGCAGTGGGCCGTAACTTCATTGCCAACCCGGACCTGACGCGCCGGTGGCAGGAGGGCTTGGAGCTCAATGAGCCGGACCCGCAGACGTTCTATACCCCGGGGCCGGAGGGTTACACAGATTATCCGGTGCACCCTTAA
- a CDS encoding IclR family transcriptional regulator produces MRKPQVPAARNTLAILKLLSTIDVPVSASRIRTELSLPRSTTYHLLAELVEAGFVVHIPENQTYGLGLAAYAMASAYSTQQPLVRLVTKDLEKIALNVGGSGHLSRMAGTEVVYLQEVRAPGAVSLVTEVGVRLQAHKTASGRAMLSLLPESEVRAAFGAGSGWQAMKQHLAQVAERGWDSEDEEVSRGQASLAVPIVDHVGRPAAAVAVTYPVGKPTEAARQAALTSLQALAARVGQKMYGHKAGARAPLR; encoded by the coding sequence GTGCGAAAACCACAGGTGCCTGCGGCGCGCAACACGCTGGCCATACTCAAACTGCTATCGACCATTGATGTTCCGGTCTCCGCGAGCAGGATCCGCACGGAGTTGTCCCTGCCGCGTTCGACAACCTACCACCTGCTAGCAGAGCTGGTGGAGGCCGGATTTGTGGTGCACATTCCAGAAAACCAAACCTATGGTCTGGGCTTGGCAGCTTATGCGATGGCCAGCGCCTATTCTACGCAGCAGCCGCTGGTGCGCTTGGTAACTAAAGACCTTGAGAAGATTGCATTGAATGTGGGCGGGTCCGGGCACTTATCGCGCATGGCTGGCACGGAGGTGGTCTACCTGCAAGAGGTGCGCGCGCCGGGGGCGGTATCCCTGGTCACAGAGGTGGGGGTGCGGCTGCAGGCGCATAAGACGGCGTCTGGGCGGGCGATGCTGTCGCTGTTGCCGGAGTCGGAAGTACGCGCGGCGTTTGGTGCCGGGTCCGGCTGGCAGGCGATGAAGCAGCACCTGGCGCAGGTAGCCGAGCGGGGTTGGGATAGCGAGGATGAGGAGGTCTCCCGCGGGCAGGCATCGTTGGCGGTGCCCATTGTGGACCATGTGGGCAGGCCGGCCGCAGCCGTGGCGGTGACGTACCCGGTGGGAAAGCCCACCGAAGCTGCACGGCAAGCAGCGCTGACGAGCCTGCAGGCGCTGGCGGCGCGAGTGGGGCAGAAGATGTACGGCCACAAAGCAGGCGCGCGGGCGCCGCTGCGGTAG